The Microlunatus antarcticus DNA segment CGACCGGGCGTTCCGTCACGTCGGGGCCAACCGGGTGCCCCGGTTCCCGCGCCTCGTGACCCGCCTGGGCGCCCCGGCGACCGGCTCGTCCGACATCCCCGCCGAGCAGGCGCTCGACGGCACCATGCCCTTCCGCCGCTTCGTCGCCGCGCTCGTCGGCAACCGGCTGCGCGAGGTCGTGCGCTGCGACCTCGCCCTGCGCGGCGGCGACGGGGACGCGCTGGCCCGCCTGACGACGGAGGCGGCCGCGCTGCGCGCCGAGGTCGCCGGGCTCTCACCCGGCCTCGACCCGGCGTGGGCGGAGGACCTGACCGACGACCTCGACTGGCTGGTCGCCGCCACGCAGGACCCGGCGACGCCGGCCCTGCGGGGTGCGGGGGCGGCCCCGCTGCGCAGCGAGCGCTACCTCTCCGTGCTCGAGCGGCTGGTCGCCGCCGCCCGGTCGCCACGGCTGGTCGTCGACGGCACGGAGCCGACGGTGGAGGTCCTCGCCCGGATGCTCGAGGCCGAGACCCGTCGCCTGCGCGAGGTCGCCGACCCGCTGCGGGCCGACGCGACCGACGCGCACTGGGACCAGGTCCGGCGGGCGGTGGACCGGCTACGGGCGCTCGCCCGGGTCGCATCGCCCGTGCTCCCGGACGCCTCGGCGACGGCTCTCGCCCTCCTGCGCAAGACGGCGCCGCTGCTGGCCGCCGTGCAGCTCGGGCTCCCGCCCACCGTCCCGGACGTCGCCGCGATGAGCCCGGCCGAGGCGTTCGAGGCCGGCCGCGACCACGAACGCACCCGGCTCGCCCACCGACGGGCCCGGCAGGACTTCGTGGAGCGGTGGGCGAAGACGGTGCGGAAGCTCGGCGCGTGACCGTTCCCCCCGGTCCCACCGCCTCCCGCGGCGCCTTCGTGGTGTTCGAGGGCGGCGACGGGGTCGGCAAGTCCACCCAGGTCGACCTGCTCGTCCGCCGGCTCGAGGCGGCCGGGCACGAGGTCGTGCGCACCTTCGAGCCCGGCGCCACGCGGCTGGGCGCGCTGCTGCGCGGCGTGCTGCTGCACTCCGACGCCGGCGACGTGGGTGCCCGTACGGAGGCGCTGCTCTACGCGGCCGACAAGGCCGAGCACCTGCACGAGGTCGTCCGCCCCGCGCTGGCCCGGGGCGCGGTCGTGGTGTGCGACCGCTACGTCGACTCCATGGTGGCCTACCAGGGCGCGGGCCGGGTCCTCGACCCGGTCGAGGTCGAAGGCATCGCCCGCTGGGCCACCGAGGACCTGCGCCCCGACCTGACGGTCCTGCTCGACCTGGCCCCCGAGGAGGGGCTGCGCGGCCTCACGGACCCGGACCGGCTCGAGTCCGCCGGCCTCGACCTCCACGCCCGGGCGCGGGCCTTCTTCCTCGCCCTGGCCGAGCGCGACCCCGGCCGCTACCTCGTGCTGCCCGCCCGCCGCTCCCGCGAGGTGCTGGCCGAGACGGTCGCCGTACGCGTGGACGCCCTGCTGTCAGCGGACGCTGACAGACTTCCCCGGTGAGCATCCAGGCGACCGAGCCGGCGTACGGGGTCTGGGGCGACCTGGTCGGGCAGCCGGGCGCGGTGGAGACGCTGCGCCGGGCGGCGCGGGGCGACGACCACGCCATGTCGCACGCCTGGCTGGTCGTGGGCCCGCCGGGCTCGGGCCGGTCGAACGCGGCGCGGGCCTTCGCCGCCGCCCTGCAGTGCGAGCGTCCCGACGGCGTCGAGGCGGGCTGCGGTCGGTGCAACGGGTGTCGTACGGCGCTCACCGGGGCCCACCCGGACGTGACGCTGGTGCGCACCGAGCAGCTGTCGATCGGGGTCGAGGAGGTGCGCGACCTCGTCCGTCGGGCGGCGATGAGCCCGACCATGCGGCGCAAGCAGGTGATCGTCGTGGAGGACGCCGACCGGGTCACCGAGCGCGGCGCGGACGCGCTGCTCAAGAGCGTGGAGGAGCCCGCGAAGGCCACGGTGTGGATCCTCTGCGCCCCCACCTCCGACGACGTCGTGGTGACGATCCGGTCGCGTTGCCGGCTGCTGTCGCTCGCCACCCCCACCCCGGCGGCCGTCGCCCACCTGCTCGTCACCCGCGACGGCATCGACCCCGCGCTGGCGACGGAGGCGGCGCGGGCGGCCCAGGGGCACGTCGGCCGCGCCCGGGTCCTCGCGCGTGACCCGTCGGCCCGCGCCCGACGGCGCGAGATCCTGCTCATCCCCTTCGGGCTGACCACGCTCGCAGCCTGCCTCGGTGCGGCGGCGCGGCTGGTGGAGATGTGCTCGGCCGAGGCGACGGCGGCGACCGAGCTGGTCGACACCCGCGAGAAGGCCGCCCTCGAGGAGGCGCTCGGCTTCGGCACCCGCGGCGCCCGTCCCCGGCAGGCGGCGGCCGCGGTCAAGGAGCTGGACGAGCAGCAGAAGGCGCGGGCCAAGCGGTTCCAGCGCGACGCCATCGACCGGGCGCTGACCGAGCTGACCGGCTTCTACCGCGACGTGCTGAGCCTGCAGACGCACTCGGGCGCGGCGCTGGTCAACGACGAGCTCGGCCCGCGGCTGGCGACGCTGGCGCGCCGTTCGACGCCGGAGTCGACGCTCCGCCGGATCGACGCGCTGCTGGGCTGCCGCACCGCCCTCGAGGGCAACGTCGCGCCGCTGCTGGCGCTGGAGTCGACCATGATCGCTCTCGTGGAGGCCTGACGTCCGAGACGACCGGCCCCAGACGCATCCGGCGGGGCCTCCCGATCCGTACGGTCTGAGAAAGATTCGATGTTCCTCACCGGATCGGGCCTCTACCGCCCGGCGACTTGTGAGGGGCCTCGACCTTCGGACATGATCGGACATGTTCGACCGGCTCGGCCGTCCCCCGTCCTGGGGGACGGCGACCGACGCAGACGTTCCCTGGCCCGGGTGGGCCACCTGCCCCCCAGTACGCCCACCCGAGGAAGCCCGGCAGACCCGCATCTGCCGGGCTTCCGTCTTTCCGGGCGTCTCGTACGCTGGCGCCCATGCCCCGGCTCATGGCGGTCTCGTTCGAGCGCTACGGGCGGCTCTACTACCTCGATCCCGGCGAGCAGACGTTCCGGGTCGGGGACCGGGTGCTCGTGCCCACCGACTCCGGGCCCGAGGTCGCCGAGTGCGTGTGGGCCCCGGAGTGGGTCGACGGGGACGGGGTCGAGGCGTTCGGCGACCTGCCCGCCTGCGCCGGTCCGGCCACCGACGCCGACCTCGCGCGCGACGCGGAGCACCGCCGTCGCCGGGCCGAGGCCAGGCTGGTCGTCCGGCGGCTGATCAAGACCCACGGGCTGGCGATGAAGATCGTGGGTGTCGACTACCTCGACCCGGCCACATCGCCCGAGGAGCTCGTCGTCTTCTACTTCACCGCCCCGCAGCGGGTGGACTTCCGCGTCCTGGTCGTCGAGCTCGCCCGCAGCCTCGACTCCCGCATCGACCTGCGCCAGGTGGGGTCGCGCGACGCCGCCCGGCTCAGCGGCGGGATCGGCAACTGCGGCCGCGACCTGTGCTGCGCCACGTTCCTCAAGGACTTCGAGCCGGTCAGCCTGCGGATGGCCAAGGCCCAGGACCTGCCGCCCAACCCGATGAAGATCTCGGGCGCCTGCGGCCGGCTGATGTGCTGCCTCAAGTACGAGCACCCGCTCTACACCGAGTTCGCCCGCGAGGTGCCGGCCGTGGGCTCGGCGGTGGAGGTGGACGGCGAGCCCGGGGTCGTCGTCGCCCACCAGGTGCCCGCCGACGCGGTGCTCGTGCGGATGAAGGACAGCGGAGCGGTCAGCCAGTGCAGCCGGGCCAGCGTCTGCGGGTCGCGCCAGACCTACGAGGAACGTCCCGAGCCGAAGCCCCGCCGGCGCGAGCGTCACCGGGCGAACCCGTCCGCGTGACCTCGTCGCGCCCCCGACCCACGGCTCGCCTGGCCGGCGTGGTCGTCGTGCTCGTCACCCTGCTCGCCGGGTGCAGCGCGACCCCGTCGCCCGGACCCGACCGGCCGTCGACGGCGTCCACGCCGTCCGCCGCCCCCAGCGGGTCGACGGCCGCCCCCGCGCTGCCGTCGGTGGCCCCGACCCCGCCCGACGGGCGTCCGCTGCAGCCCGTGCCGGCGGTCGTGGCCCCCGGGATCACCGACCCGCCCGCGGGCTCCGGTCTCGGTCGCTACACCGGGCAGAAACCCGACTGGTCGGCCTGCAGCCGGCGCGTCGAGTGCGCCACCGTGTCCGCGCCGCTGGACTGGTCCGCGCCCGACGGCCGGGCGCTGACGCTGGTGATGGGCCGCGTGAAGGCCACCGCCTCCCCGCGGCTCGGCAGCCTCTTCCTCAACCCGGGCGGGCCGGGCGGCTCGGGCCTGAACCTGCTGGCCGGCTTCCCGTCGGAGGGGCTCGAGCACTACGACCTCGTGAGCTGGGACCCCCGTGGCGTGGGCCGTTCGACCCCCGTCCGCTGCTCCGGCGACGCCTCGCTGGACCGCCTGTTCGCCCTCGACGGCTCGCCCGACGACGACGCGGAGGCGGTCGCGCTCAACTCCGCGGTCGAGGGCTTCGGCCGGGACTGCCTGGCCGGCTCGGGGGTGCTGCTCGAGCACATCTCGACCGCCGACACCGTGCGCGACCTCGACCTGCTGCGCGGCCTGGTCGGTGACGAGCGGCTGAGCTACCTCGGCTTCTCGTACGGGACGCAGATCGGCGCGCAGTACGCCGACACGTTCCCCGAGCACACCGGCGCGATGGTGCTGGACGGGGCGGTCGACCTCGGCGACGACTCCCGGGTCGACCAGCTCCAGGGCTTCGAGCGGGCCCTCGACCACTTCGCCACCTGGTGCGCCCAGCAGCGCTGCGGCCTCGGCTCCGACCGCGCGGCGGTGCTGGCGAGCGTGAAGCGGCTGCTCACCGACCTCGACGCGCACCCGCTGCCGGGCGCGGGCGGGCGGGAGCTCACCCAGCAGCTCGGGGTCTCGGGCGTCGTCACCCCGCTCTACGACGGGGCCGACGGGTGGCCCCGGCTGCGGGACGCGCTCGACCAGGCCGGCCGGGGGCAGGGTGCCGGGCTGCTGGCGCTGGCCGACTCCGGGAACGAGCGCGGCCGCGACGGCCGCTACGGCTCCATCGCGGCCTCGTTCCCGGCGATCCGCTGCCGCGACAGCCAGGCGGAGAGCGTCGCGGCGGCCGACCGGCGCGCGGCGAGCCTCGTCCCCCGGGCCCCGGTGCTGGGCCCCTTCAGCGGGGCGGACGTCTACTGCCCGCTGTGGCCGGTGCCACCGGCGCCGAAGACCGGGCGCCTGCACCGCGTCGGCGACCGGCCGGTCGTGGTCGTCGGCACGACCGGGGACCCGGCCACGCCGTACGAGTACGCGGTCGACATGGCGCGCGACCTCGACTCCGCCGTGCTCGTCACCCACGAGGGCGAGGGGCACACCGCGTACGGCTCCAGCGCCTGCGTCCGCGGGCTCGTGCAGGCCTACTTCAACGACGGCCGCGTCCCGGCGCTCGGGGCGCGCTGCGCGGACTGAGGTGAGCCGGGCAGCCCGTCCGGCTCAGGCGCGCAGCGCGTGGAACGTGTCGTGCACGCAGAGGAACGCGCCCTGGACCGCGATCCCGACGCCCGCACCGGCTCGCTCCGGCCGCTCGGGGTTCGCGCGCCACAGCCAGACGCCGCCGGCGACGTAGAGCGCGTCCGCCGCCGCGTTGACCGCCAGCACCCGGCGCAGGACGCGACGCTCGTGCTGCAGGGCGGCCGGCGCGTACGGGTTGTCCACCCGACGCATCCGCCGTCTCCGCAACGCGCCGGCCACGACCACGACCCCGGCGTCGACCGCCGCCCACCCGACCTGCTGGCGCCCGAACGCCCGCCACCACGCGTCGCCGCGGGCCACGAGCGGGAGGCCGACGGCGGTGCTGAGGACGGACCAGCCGACCGTGACCCGAGCGAGGGCGATCTGACGCTGCCAGGGATCCATCACCCGATCAGACCATGCCCTGCGGCCGCTTCGACGCGAGGCGTTCCGTTGGGTACAGTGGGCCGTCGTTCGTGGGGCACATCGTGCCCGCGGGCGCCCGCCGCCTTAGCTCAGCTGGTAGAGCGACGCTCTCGTAAAGCGTAGGTCATCGGTTCGAATCCGATAGGTGGCTCCAGCCTGCCCCGCAACTGCCCGACCGGGCCTCACACGACCACGGTCATCCCGCCGTCGACGAAGATCGTCTGGCCGTTCACGAAGGCCGACGCGGGCGACGCGAGCCAGACCGCCGGACCCACCAGGTCCGCCGGCGTGCCCCAGCGGGCGGCAGGCGTACGGCCCAGCACCCAGGCGTTGAAGTCGGCGTCGTCGACGAGCGCCTGCGTCATCTCCGTCGCGAGGTAGCCCGGGGCGAGCGCGTTCACCTGGATCCCGGAACGCGCCCACTCGGCCGCCATGGCGCGGGTGAGCGTGCGGAGGCCGCCCTTGGCCGCGGTGTACGGGCCGATGCCCGGCCGGGCGAGGTCGGACTGCACCGACGCGATGTTGATGATCTTGCCGCTCCCGCGGTTGATCATGCTCCGGGCGACGGCCCGCCCGACCAGGAACGCGCTGGTGAGGTCGGTCTCCAGGACCCGGCGCCAGTCGGCCGCCTCGAGGTCGACGAGCGGGACCCGGTGCTGCACGCCGGCGTTGTTGACCAGCACGCCGACGGGGCCGACCTCGGTCTCGACCCGGGCCACCGCCTCCGCGACGGCCGCCTCGTCGGTGACGTCGAACGCGTACGCGTGCACCCGGCCGCCGCCGAGCCGCGCGTCGAGCTCGTCAAGGGTGCGGGCCAGGCGGTCGGGGTCGCGGCCGTTGAGCACGACGGTCGCCCCGGCGCCGGCGAGGCCCTCGGCCAGCGCACGCCCGATCCCGCGGCTCGAGCCGGTGACGAGCGCGACCGTCCCGGTGAGGTCGAACAGGGCCGGGACGTCGGGGACCAGGGGCTCGCTCATCCGTCCATCCCACCACCCGCGGCCCCGGGGTCGGCGCTGGCTACGATCGCGCGGGTGCCGACCGTGACGACCGACGTGCTGGAGCTCGCCTACGCGGAGGTGGGCAGCCCGGACGGCCCAGTGGTCGTGCTGCTGCACGGCTGGCCGGACGCGGCCCGTTCCTGGGGTCCGGTGGCGGCCCGGCTCGCGGCCGAGGGCCACCGCGTGCTCCTGCCGGACTGGCGGGGGACCGGCGGGACCCGGTTCCGCGAGGCCGGCACCGTCCGCGACGCGACCGCCTCCGCGCTGGCCTCCGACGTCCTCGACCTCGTCGACGCGCTGGGGATCGAGCGGTTCGCGGTCGTGGGTCACGACTGGGGCGCGCGGGTGGCGTACGTGCTGGCCGCCGTCGTGCCGGAACGCCTCACGAGCATCGCGGGGCTGGCGCTGGCCTACCAGCCGCGCGGCGAGTTCGTCTTCCCGTCCTTCGCCCAGGCCCAGAACTTCTGGTACCAGTGGCTGATGTACGTCGACGCCGGTGCGGAGGCCGTCCGCCGCGACCCGGTCGGCTTCGCCCGTCGGCAGTGGGAGACGTGGAGCCCGCCGGGCTGGTGGGACGAGGCCGAGCTCGAGGCGACCGCCGAGGTCGCGTTCCGGCACCCGGACTGGCCGGCCACGACCCTCAACGGCTACCGCACGCGCTTCTTGCCCGACGAGCCGGTGGACGCGCGCTACGACGACGTCCGGGCGCGGGTCGCGGCGGTCGACCACCTCACCGTGCCGACGCTGATGGTCCAGGGTGGGGCCGACACCTGCGACCCGCCGTCGGAGTCCGAGGGGCTGGAGGGCCACTTCGACGCATACCGCCGCGTCGTGCTCGAGGCGGTCGGCCACTTCCCGCAGCGGGAGGATCCGGACCGCGTCGCCGACCTGGTGATCGAGCACCTGGCCCGGCACCCGGGGTCGGCCGGCGCTCCCTAGGACGGCTGGGTCAGGGCGTCCAGGTAGCGCGCTGCGGTGGACCGTTGCAGGCGCCGCCCGACCGGGCCGGCGAGGTGGGTGAACCAGGCTCCCGGTCGGGAGAACGCGCGGATCCTCGCCTCGACCGCGCCGTCGGCGCGGAGCGCGACCTCGAAGCGTTCCTCGCCGCGTTCCGGGTGACCGGCCAGGGTCCCGTACGCGAAGCCGACCCGGTCCGGCTCGACCGTGACGACGACGACCTCGACCGGCGCCCGGACCAGCACGGGCCCGACGCGCATCCGCAGCACGGCCCGGACTCCGAGCGCCACCGCGCCGGAGGCGTCGACCGTGAGGCCCGCGCGGCGCTGCACCTCCCAGGTCAGGACGCGCGCCGCCGCCACGTCGAACCAGTCGCGACCCTGCCCGACGACGCGGCTGACGTCGAGGTGGTGGTAGCCCACCGGCAACGTTCCGCTGGTCGCACCGACCTCGTCGTACGTGAGGGCGAGGTCGGCCAGGTCCGCAGTCGTCACGCCTCTACTGTGCGTCGCAACGAAGGGGCCGGGCGGCCGAGCATGGCGCTGAGAATGTTCTGAAGGTCACACTTATCGGCTGCGAGTGGTTCTCGGGGCTGGTTGAGTGCCGGTATCGACACGTCAGGCCTCGGGGGCCAGGGGTGGCGGCGCAGGGAAGAGTCCCGAGACGCCGCTGGTGCTGGTGTGCGCCGTTGGGTGCTGCGGGCGGGTCTGGTGCTGGCGGCGGGGGCGGCTGGTCTGTCGTTGTCGGCGGGGGCTGCGCAGGCGGACAGCGGGTTGAGTGGGACGTTGGGCCATGTGTCCGACACGGTGAAGAAGGTGACCGGTTCCGGTTCCTCGCACTCCTCGTCTTCCCAGTCGTCCCACTCGTCGTCGAAGTCGTCCAGCTCGTCGAAGTCGTCGCACTCGTTCACGTCGTCCCACCGCTCGTCGGTGAAGGTGTCGACGCAGCGGGTGTCGGTGCGTAAGAGCGTGGTCCGACCGGTGGTGCGGACCGTGAACCGCGTGGCCAAGCCCGCGGTGCGGGTCGTCCACGTGGAGACGGCGCACGAGAAGCGCGTGGCGAAGCAGGTCGCGCAGAAGAAGAAGCTGGTCGCGCAGAAGAAGCGGGTCCAGCAGGTCGACCGGGCCGTCACCGACGTGACGAAGACCGTCTTCGGCAGCTCCGCGAAGCCGACTAAGGGCTCCCGCACCGCTCCGGCCGCGCTGGTGTCGGTGGACGTGTCGAAGGTGACGACGAAGGCTCTGGCTGACGTGACCTCCACGGTCCTGACCCCGCGTACGCCGCTCGAGCTGCCGACTGTGACGCTGCCTGACCTGAACGTGGCTGTGACTCTTCCGGCCCTTGACCTGAACGTGGTTGACCTGGCCGTGGTGGAGCTGCCGTCGGTGGGCGTGAGCGTCGGACTGCCGCAGGTGCAGGTCGACCTGCCTGGTGTCCTCCCCGGCGCCGGTCTGCCTCCCGTGGCGGTGCTGGCCACGACCGCGCCGCACGCCTCGAGCTCGACGTCAACCGCCGCGGCCTCGGCGTCGTCCGTGCACCCGGCGGCTGCTCCTCTTCTCACGACCCATCTGGTCCACCCATCGCTTGGACAGTCGGCGGACGGTGCTGCTGCCGTGACGGCGAACCAGGCCGACGGCCGTCGTGTGGTCGCAGCTCACGTCGAGGCCGGGGTGTCCCTCCTGGCCGCGTACGGCGCCTCGGGTGCCGGTGCGGGGCCGGGTGTCAGCCCGGACGGTTCGGCGGGCGCCGGCGTCTCGGGCCTCATGATCTTCGGGCTGGCCGTCTCGGCTGGTCTGGCGGGGCTGATGGCGTTGCACGCCCGGCCCGCGCACGCCCGTTCTGGGCACACGCTGGGGCTGCTGCGTCAGCCCGGCTTCTCTCCCGACTGACGTCTTCTCTCCACCCCCAGGTGCCCACCCTTCGCGGGTCGGCACGGCGCTCCTTGCGCGCCGGTCCCCGGGCCACCCCCGCACCCCTCGTGCGGTCGGCCTACCTCCCTGAACTCGTAGAGAGAAGCAACCCCCATGAACGCATGGTTCACCCGTCTGCTCGCCGGAGCAGCCTGCACGGTCGGCGCCTTGGCGCTGACGACCGGCGCCGCCCACGCCGATGATCACGACGGTGGTCTCGACCTCGGGATCGTGAAGGTCTCGACCCATCACGACAAGTCCTCCGGCTCGAAGTCGAGCAGCCACAAGTCGTCCAGCTCGAAGTCGCATTCGGGTGGGTTGAAGGTGTCGCTGCGGACGCCGGTGAAGGTCCGCGCCGACGTCAACCTCGGCTCGCGCCACTCCTCAAACAGCGTCCGCGTCGGCACCGGCGGCGGCTCCGGCTCGCGCAGCAGCAACCAGGTCGCCGTCCGCGTCGGCACCGGCAACAGCTCCTCGCACCGGTCCACGAGCAGCCGGGCGACGAGCAACCGGACGTACGTCCAGGTCCAGGCCCACGCCCGCGCGGTCAAGGCCGAGCAGAAGGCGGAACGGGCCAAGCAGGCCAAGGCGAAGGCCAAGGCGGTCAAGGCGGCGAAGGTGAAGGCCGCGAAGGTGAAGGCGGCGAAGGTGAAGGCGGCCCAGCAGCGTCAGCAGGCTCTCGAGGTGCGGGCTGATGCGGCGCTGCTGAAGGGTCTGATCCCCGCGACCCGGGTCCTGGCCGACGGGCGTGTCCTGGACTTGCCGGTCCGGGCCTGCGTCCTGGTGAACACCGACGGCTGCGACCGCACCCCCGACCCGACCCACACCGGCACGAACCCGGGCGCCGGCGACACCGGTGGCGGGCTCGGGTCGAGCCCGCTGCTGACCTCGGTGGTCACCGCCACCGCGACTGACGTCCCCGTCGTCGGCGACCTCGACGCCTGCGCCCTGATCAACGCCACGGGCTGCACCACGGGCACCGGCACCACCGGCCTTGGCTCTGGGACCAGCAACACCGGGTCGGGCAGCACCGGCTCGGGCAGCACCAGCTCGACGAACGAGCTAGTCACCGCCATCGTCACCGCCACCGCTGACCTGCCCGTCGTGGGCGACGTGAACGCCTGCGCCCTCATCAACGCCGGCAGCTGCACCACCGGCACCAACCCGGGCACCGGCACCAGCCCGGGCACGGGCACCAACCCGGGCACGGGGAACACCGGCTCGAACCCCACCAGCTCGACCAACGAGATCATCACCGCGATCGTCACCGCCACCGCCGACCTCCCGGTCGTCGGCGACGTGAACGCCTGCGCCCTGGTCAACGCCGCCGGCTGCACCACCACCGGCACCGGCACCAACCCGGGCACCGGCAACACCGGCTCGACCGGGTCGAACCCGAACACCTCGACCGACCCGATCGTGACCGCGATCGTCACGGCCACCGCCGACCTGCCCATCGTGGGCGACGTCAACGCCTGCGCGCTCGTCAACGCCACCGGCTGCACCACCGGCACCGGCACCGGCACCGGCTCGAACAACCTGCCGGCGCTGCCGGTGATCGTGCCGCCGGTCGTGGGTCAGGCCACCGCTGACCTGCCCGTCGTCGGCACCGTCGACGCCTGCCTGCTGATCAACGCCCTCGGCTGCACCAGCGGAACCGGCACCACCCCGACCGGGCCCACCGGCCCGGCCGTCCCGATCATCCCGGTCGTCATCGGCGAGGTCGGCACCACCATCCCCGGCGTCGGCGGCGTCGACGCCTGCGTCCTGATCAACGCCACCGGCTGCACCACCGGAACCCCCACCACCCCCACCACCCCGACGACCCCGACCACGCCCGGCGACGGCAACGGCGGCGACGACGGCAACGGCGACAACGGCGGGAACAACGGCGGCGGCAACAACGGCGGGAACCGCAACGGGAACAACGGCAACAGCGGGAACGCCAGCACCGTGTTCCTGACCGGCCCGCAGGGCCAGGCCGGCAACGGCCTCGGCGGCAACAACGGCGACGACGACCGGCTCGCTCAGACCGGCGCCGCGGCCGGCCTCGCGGGTCTGCTCGGCGGGGGACTGCTCCTGCTCATCGGCGGGCTCAGCCTCACCCTGCGCCGCCGTCGCAGCTGACCACCAGCTGACCACCAAGAACCGGACCCACTAGTCCGGCCACGAGCAGTCCGGGCACCAGACGCGGGGGCGTCTGGTCCCCGGCACCCACCGCCCGTCGGTCGGTTCGGCGCCCACCCTGTCCTCGGGGGGTGGCGCGCTGAACCGGCCGACGGGCCGTACCCACGCCCGGGGTCGTACGGTCTCAGCCCGCCCAGCGGGCCAGCGTCGACTCGAGGAACCGGTCGAACAGCTCGAGCAGGTCGACCCGGGGGTCGAGCAGCCACTGCAGCTCGATGCCATCCATCGCCGCGACGAAGAGCCGCGCCTCCTGCTCCACCTCGGTCTCGCTCAGCGGCGTCACCTCGCCGTCGGCGACCGCCTCGTGCAGGTGTCGCTGGTGCTCGGCCACGACCATGGCGTAGCGGTGCTGGACGAACGTCCGCGCCGGGTGCGCGGGGTTCGTCGCTTCCGCGGTCAGCGTCAGGAACAGCTCGATCAGACCGCGGTGGGTGGCGTTGTAGACCATGGCCTCCCGCATGCTGCGCATCCACGCCAGGCCGCGCAGGCCGTCGGTCCCCGCGGGGCGGCTCTCGCGCGCCCACTCCTCGAGCACGGCGGTGAGCAGCCCCTCCTTGGTCCCGAAGTACTGCACGAGCGAGGCGGACGAGACGCCCACCCGCTCGCCGATGCTGCGCAGCGAACCGCCGTTGTAGCCGCGCTCGGCGAAGACCTGGGCGGCGGCGCTGACGATCTCCTGGCGCCGCTGCACGCCCTTGCGGTAGGGCCCGCGCTCGGCCCGCGCCGCCTTCGCGGTCTCGGAGACCACGTCCATGTCTGCACCTCCCACCCCCGGGTTGCACCAAAACTTAGCAGTTGGTTACGATTCAATCGAAGCGGCCGTCGGTACGCGGCGACCCGTCAGAGCAGACGAGAGAAGGCGATCGAGTGTCGTCAGGCAACGGACCCGTCGGTATCGGGTTCATCGGCACCGGCATGATCAGCAGCACCTACCTGGAGAACCTGACGCGGTTCCCGGACGTGCGCGTGGTCATCCTGGGCGACCTGAACGTGGCCGCGGCCAAGGCGCAGGCGGACCGCTTCGGCGTCGCCGAGTCGGGCACCCCCGAGGACGTGCTCGCGCACCCCGAGGTCGAGCTGGTCGTCAACCTCACCATCCCGGCCGTGCACGCGCAGGTCTCCGGCCAGGCCGTCGCCGCCGGCAAGCACGTGTGGTCGGAGAAGCCGATCAGCACCGACCGCGAGAGCGGCCGCGAGCTCC contains these protein-coding regions:
- a CDS encoding CYTH and CHAD domain-containing protein, yielding MAKGRKAKGARKQDRAEAKAKDKAARGPRAAGPVEEPLPPELPAVPGRPPGQRLYDVPFSSAEPRLINADVGLHNLVARGGHNAPYSIDVTLLDAPDHRLIRSGVLLAHRVLDGRGEWFLTAPEWQPLLPKDRIELMGHADLPEDLATLIRPLRRRATLGPVAGLNCDRREFALRDDAGTTLALVRDDKVTVRRGGLTTARYREVMLTPVGPGLSADQRASVDRAFRHVGANRVPRFPRLVTRLGAPATGSSDIPAEQALDGTMPFRRFVAALVGNRLREVVRCDLALRGGDGDALARLTTEAAALRAEVAGLSPGLDPAWAEDLTDDLDWLVAATQDPATPALRGAGAAPLRSERYLSVLERLVAAARSPRLVVDGTEPTVEVLARMLEAETRRLREVADPLRADATDAHWDQVRRAVDRLRALARVASPVLPDASATALALLRKTAPLLAAVQLGLPPTVPDVAAMSPAEAFEAGRDHERTRLAHRRARQDFVERWAKTVRKLGA
- the tmk gene encoding dTMP kinase, whose amino-acid sequence is MTVPPGPTASRGAFVVFEGGDGVGKSTQVDLLVRRLEAAGHEVVRTFEPGATRLGALLRGVLLHSDAGDVGARTEALLYAADKAEHLHEVVRPALARGAVVVCDRYVDSMVAYQGAGRVLDPVEVEGIARWATEDLRPDLTVLLDLAPEEGLRGLTDPDRLESAGLDLHARARAFFLALAERDPGRYLVLPARRSREVLAETVAVRVDALLSADADRLPR
- a CDS encoding DNA polymerase III subunit delta' gives rise to the protein MSIQATEPAYGVWGDLVGQPGAVETLRRAARGDDHAMSHAWLVVGPPGSGRSNAARAFAAALQCERPDGVEAGCGRCNGCRTALTGAHPDVTLVRTEQLSIGVEEVRDLVRRAAMSPTMRRKQVIVVEDADRVTERGADALLKSVEEPAKATVWILCAPTSDDVVVTIRSRCRLLSLATPTPAAVAHLLVTRDGIDPALATEAARAAQGHVGRARVLARDPSARARRREILLIPFGLTTLAACLGAAARLVEMCSAEATAATELVDTREKAALEEALGFGTRGARPRQAAAAVKELDEQQKARAKRFQRDAIDRALTELTGFYRDVLSLQTHSGAALVNDELGPRLATLARRSTPESTLRRIDALLGCRTALEGNVAPLLALESTMIALVEA
- a CDS encoding PSP1 domain-containing protein, giving the protein MPRLMAVSFERYGRLYYLDPGEQTFRVGDRVLVPTDSGPEVAECVWAPEWVDGDGVEAFGDLPACAGPATDADLARDAEHRRRRAEARLVVRRLIKTHGLAMKIVGVDYLDPATSPEELVVFYFTAPQRVDFRVLVVELARSLDSRIDLRQVGSRDAARLSGGIGNCGRDLCCATFLKDFEPVSLRMAKAQDLPPNPMKISGACGRLMCCLKYEHPLYTEFAREVPAVGSAVEVDGEPGVVVAHQVPADAVLVRMKDSGAVSQCSRASVCGSRQTYEERPEPKPRRRERHRANPSA
- a CDS encoding alpha/beta hydrolase gives rise to the protein MTSSRPRPTARLAGVVVVLVTLLAGCSATPSPGPDRPSTASTPSAAPSGSTAAPALPSVAPTPPDGRPLQPVPAVVAPGITDPPAGSGLGRYTGQKPDWSACSRRVECATVSAPLDWSAPDGRALTLVMGRVKATASPRLGSLFLNPGGPGGSGLNLLAGFPSEGLEHYDLVSWDPRGVGRSTPVRCSGDASLDRLFALDGSPDDDAEAVALNSAVEGFGRDCLAGSGVLLEHISTADTVRDLDLLRGLVGDERLSYLGFSYGTQIGAQYADTFPEHTGAMVLDGAVDLGDDSRVDQLQGFERALDHFATWCAQQRCGLGSDRAAVLASVKRLLTDLDAHPLPGAGGRELTQQLGVSGVVTPLYDGADGWPRLRDALDQAGRGQGAGLLALADSGNERGRDGRYGSIAASFPAIRCRDSQAESVAAADRRAASLVPRAPVLGPFSGADVYCPLWPVPPAPKTGRLHRVGDRPVVVVGTTGDPATPYEYAVDMARDLDSAVLVTHEGEGHTAYGSSACVRGLVQAYFNDGRVPALGARCAD
- a CDS encoding DUF6992 family protein; its protein translation is MDPWQRQIALARVTVGWSVLSTAVGLPLVARGDAWWRAFGRQQVGWAAVDAGVVVVAGALRRRRMRRVDNPYAPAALQHERRVLRRVLAVNAAADALYVAGGVWLWRANPERPERAGAGVGIAVQGAFLCVHDTFHALRA
- a CDS encoding glucose 1-dehydrogenase, coding for MSEPLVPDVPALFDLTGTVALVTGSSRGIGRALAEGLAGAGATVVLNGRDPDRLARTLDELDARLGGGRVHAYAFDVTDEAAVAEAVARVETEVGPVGVLVNNAGVQHRVPLVDLEAADWRRVLETDLTSAFLVGRAVARSMINRGSGKIINIASVQSDLARPGIGPYTAAKGGLRTLTRAMAAEWARSGIQVNALAPGYLATEMTQALVDDADFNAWVLGRTPAARWGTPADLVGPAVWLASPASAFVNGQTIFVDGGMTVVV